The following are encoded together in the Lathyrus oleraceus cultivar Zhongwan6 chromosome 3, CAAS_Psat_ZW6_1.0, whole genome shotgun sequence genome:
- the LOC127125966 gene encoding ABC transporter C family member 5: MGFDETSATSLSSSGSWWNNTLLTEILGLPVLELVAICTNLVVLVLFLLRQIFFCFGGRVWFYKDHNNINNTVVGNGGLVRASVVGETIEVRIGTWFKLSVLSCFYVLLVQVFVLGFDVVSLIKDEFVVVDFSLLLPPFLQGLVWIVLSFSALHCKYKVSQKFPILLRVSWFVLFVVCLCGLYVDGRGFWLDSSKHVASHALANFAATPAITFLCIVAVRGVSGIQVCRNSENQQPLLIDEEEDEEPGCLKVTPYSDAGLYSLATLSWLDPILSIGAKRPLELKDIPLVAPKDKAKTNFKVLNSYWEKLKAEDSPTQPSLAWAILKSFWKEAALNAIFAGVTTLVSYVGPYMISYFVDYLSGIETYPHEGYVLAGIFFVAKLVETFATRQWYLGVDILGMHVRSALTAMVYQKGLKLSSIARQSHTSGEIVNYMAIDVQRVGDYAWYLHDMWMLPLQIVLALAILYKNVGIASIATLVATIISIAITIPVARIQEDYQDKLMAAKDERMRKTSECLRNMRILKLQAWEDRYRIRLEEMRGVEFKWLRKALYSQAFITFMFWSSPIFVSAVTFATCIMLGGQLTAGGVLSALATFRILQEPLRNFPDLVSTMAQTKVSIDRLTCFLLEEELQEDATIVLPQGVSNIAIEIKDSEFSWDPSSSSRPTLSEINMKVEKGMRVAVCGTVGSGKSSFLSCILGEIPKISGEVSVCGSAAYVSQSAWIQSGTIEENILFGSLKDKAKYKNVLHACSLKKDLDLFSHGDQTIIGDRGINLSGGQKQRVQLARALYQDADVYLLDDPFSAVDAHTGSELFREYILSALENKTVIFVTHQVEFLPAADLILVLKEGSIIQAGKYDDLLKAGTDFKALVSAHHEAIEAMDIPNHSSEDSEEHLSLEESVMTSKKSICSVNDVDSLTKEMQEGPSSSDQKTNKEKKKAKRSRKKQLVQEEERVRGRVSMKVYLSYMAAAYKGSLIPLIIIAQALFQFLQIASNWWMAWANPQTEGDKPKVTPMNLLLVYMALAFGSSLFIFVRAVLVATFGLGAAQKLFLKMLRCVFHAPMYFFDSTPAGRILNRVSVDQSVVDLDIPFRLGGFAATTIQLIGIVGVMTEVTWQVLLLVIPMAIACLWMQKYYMASSRELVRIVSIQKSPIINLFGESIAGASTIRGFGQEKRFMKRNLYLLDCFARPFFYSLAAIEWLCLRMELLSTCVFSFCMLLLVSFPHGSIDPSMAGLAVTYGLNLNARLSRWILSFCKLENKIISIERIYQYSQIPSEAPAVIEDSRPSSLWPENGTIEIVDLKVRYKENLPLVLHGVSCIFPGGKNIGIVGRTGSGKSTLIQALFRLIEPAEGSIHIDNINILHIGLHDLRSHLSIIPQDPTLFEGTIRGNLDPLEEHSDKDIWEALDKSQLGEIIRDKGQKLDTPVIENGDNWSVGQRQLVSLGRALLKQSKILVLDEATASVDTATDNLIQKIIRTEFKACTVLTIAHRIPTVIDSDQVLVLSDGRVAEFDTPLRLLEDKSSMFLKLVSEYSSRSSGIPEF; encoded by the exons ATGGGTTTTGATGAAACTTCGGCTACATCGTTGTCTTCTTCAGGATCATGGTGGAATAATACCCTTTTGACGGAGATCCTTGGATTGCCAGTTTTGGAACTTGTGGCAATATGTACTAATTTGGTTGTTCTTGTTTTGTTTCTTTTGCGGCAGATTTTTTTCTGTTTTGGTGGAAGAGTTTGGTTTTATAAGGATcataataatattaataatacTGTTGTTGGCAATGGTGGTTTAGTTCGTGCTAGTGTTGTTGGAGAGACTATTGAGGTTAGAATTGGGACGTGGTTCAAGCTGTCGGTGTTGTCTTGTTTTTATGTTCTTTTGGTGCAAGTTTTTGTTTTGGGATTTGATGTTGTTTCTTTGATTAAAGATGAGTTTGTTGTTGTGGATTTCTCTCTTCTTTTGCCACCGTTTCTTCAGGGTTTGGTTTGGATTGTGTTGAGTTTCTCTGCTTTGCATTGCAAATATAAGGTGTCTCAGAAGTTTCCGATTTTGCTGAGGGTTTCttggtttgtgttgtttgttgtttgtttgtgtggtttATATGTTGATGGGAGAGGGTTTTGGTTGGACAGTTCCAAGCATGTGGCTTCTCATGCTTTGGCGAATTTCGCTGCTACCCCTGCTATTACCTTTCTGTGTATTGTAGCGGTTAGGGGTGTTTCTGGTATACAAGTTTGTCGAAACTCTGAGAATCAACAGCCGTTACTTATTGATGAAGAAGAGGACGAAGAACCGGGTTGCCTTAAGGTTACTCCTTATAGTGATGCTGGACTTTATAGCTTGGCGACTCTGTCTTGGCTTGATCCGATTCTTTCCATTGGTGCAAAGAGACCGCTTGAGCTTAAGGACATTCCCCTCGTTGCGCCTAAAGATAAAGCCAAAACAAATTTTAAGGTTTTGAATTCTTATTGGGAGAAATTGAAGGCTGAGGATTCGCCGACTCAGCCTTCGTTAGCTTGGGCAATTCTCAAATCGTTCTGGAAGGAGGCGGCTCTTAATGCCATTTTTGCTGGTGTCACTACTCTTGTCTCGTATGTAGGTCCATACATGATAAGTTACTTTGTTGATTACTTGAGTGGTATAGAGACTTACCCTCATGAGGGGTATGTCCTTGCAGGGATATTCTTTGTCGCAAAGCTTGTGGAAACGTTTGCAACGAGACAATGGTATCTAGGAGTGGACATCTTGGGGATGCATGTTCGGTCCGCTTTAACTGCGATGGTATATCAAAAGGGGCTTAAGTTATCGAGTATTGCCAGGCAAAGTCACACGAGTGGCGAGATTGTTAATTACATGGCTATTGATGTTCAGAGGGTAGGGGACTACGCTTGGTATCTTCATGACATGTGGATGCTTCCTCTGCAGATTGTTCTCGCCCTTGCAATTTTGTATAAGAATGTTGGAATTGCTTCCATTGCCACACTTGTTGCCACAATCATTTCCATTGCAATCACTATTCCTGTGGCTCGAATCCAAGAAGACTATCAAGACAAGTTAATGGCGGCTAAGGATGAAAGGATGAGAAAAACATCCGAGTGCTTAAGGAACATGAGGATTCTCAAGCTGCAGGCTTGGGAGGACAGATATCGAATCAGATTGGAGGAGATGCGCGGAGTAGAGTTCAAGTGGCTTAGGAAAGCCCTATATTCTCAGGCTTTCATAACTTTCATGTTCTGGAGCTCACCTATATTTGTTTCAGCCGTCACTTTTGCTACTTGCATAATGTTGGGCGGTCAGCTGACAGCAGGCGGTGTACTTTCGGCTCTAGCTACTTTTAGGATCCTCCAAGAACCTTTGAGGAATTTTCCAGACTTGGTATCTACAATGGCTCAGACAAAAGTTTCTATTGATCGACTAACTTGTTTTCTGCTGGAGGAAGAATTGCAGGAAGATGCAACAATTGTCTTGCCACAGGGTGTTTCTAACATTGCCATAGAAATTAAGGATAGTGAATTCTCTTGGGACCCTTCTTCATCCTCCAGGCCTACTCTTTCAGAGATAAATATGAAAGTTGAAAAAGGGATGCGTGTGGCTGTTTGTGGTACGGTTGGTTCAGGGAAATCGAGTTTTCTTTCTTGCATCCTTGGAGAGATTCCTAAGATTTCTGGTGAA GTCAGTGTGTGCGGTTCTGCTGCATATGTCTCCCAATCAGCATGGATACAATCAGGAACTATAGAAGAAAATATTCTCTTTGGAAGTCTAAAAGACAAAGCAAAGTACAAGAATGTTCTTCATGCTTGTTCACTGAAAAAGGATCTAGATCTTTTCTCGCATGGAGATCAGACAATTATTGGTGATAGGGGTATAAACCTGAGTGGGGGTCAGAAGCAACGGGTGCAGCTTGCCCGAGCGCTATACCAAGATGCTGACGTTTATCTCCTGGACGATCCCTTCAGTGCAGTTGACGCACACACTGGATCAGAGTTGTTTAGG GAATATATATTGTCGGCACTGGAAAATAAAACAGTCATTTTTGTGACCCATCAAGTTGAATTTCTTCCTGCTGCTGATCTGATACTG GTTCTCAAGGAAGGTAGCATCATACAAGCTGGAAAGTATGATGATCTCTTAAAAGCAGGAACAGATTTTAAAGCTCTAGTTTCAGCTCACCATGAAGCGATAGAGGCTATGGATATCCCTAATCACTCATCTGAAGATTCAGAGGAACATTTATCATTGGAGGAATCTGTTATGACAAGTAAGAAATCCATTTGTTCTGTGAATGATGTCGACAGTTTGACAAAGGAAATGCAAGAGGGACCATCGTCTTCCGATCAAAAAACAAATAAGGAGAAGAAGAAAGCTAAAAGATCGAGAAAAAAACAGCTTGTACAGGAAGAGGAGAGGGTTAGAGGTAGAGTTAGCATGAAGGTGTATCTTTCATACATGGCAGCGGCATATAAAGGTTCATTGATTCCACTCATAATCATTGCACAAGCATTATTTCAGTTCCTTCAGATTGCTAGCAATTGGTGGATGGCGTGGGCTAACCCTCAAACAGAAGGAGACAAGCCCAAAGTAACTCCCATGAATCTTCTTCTTGTTTACATGGCCCTTGCTTTTGGCAGTTCATTGTTTATATTTGTTAGGGCTGTTCTAGTCGCTACGTTTGGTCTCGGAGCTGCACAGAAGCTATTTTTGAAGATGCTTAGATGTGTTTTCCATGCACCAATGTATTTCTTTGACTCTACACCCGCTGGAAGGATCTTGAACCGG GTTTCTGTTGATCAGAGTGTTGTGGATCTTGATATCCCTTTTAGACTTGGTGGTTTTGCTGCTACAACAATACAGCTTATCGGTATTGTCGGTGTAATGACAGAAGTTACGTGGCAAGTTTTGCTCTTAGTCATCCCAATGGCCATAGCTTGTTTATGGATGCAG AAATACTACATGGCTTCCTCTAGGGAGCTGGTCCGTATTGTAAGCATCCAGAAATCACCAATTATAAATCTTTTTGGTGAATCAATTGCTGGAGCATCCACAATCAGGGGTTTCGGACAAGAAAAAAGGTTCATGAAGCGGAACCTCTATCTTCTTGATTGTTTTGCACGACCTTTCTTCTACAGTCTTGCTGCTATTGAGTGGCTCTGCCTTCGTATGGAGCTCCTGTCCACCTGTGTATTTTCTTTCTGCATGCTATTGCTTGTTAGCTTTCCCCATGGAAGTATTGACCCTA GCATGGCTGGACTTGCTGTGACATATGGTCTGAATTTAAATGCGCGGTTATCCCGTTGGATACTTAGCTTTTGCAAACTTGAAAACAAAATAATATCTATTGAAAGAATTTATCAGTACAGCCAAATTCCTAGTGAAGCACCGGCAGTTATTGAAGATTCCCGCCCTTCATCCTTATGGCCTGAAAATGGGACAATTGAAATAGTTGATTTGAAG GTCCGTTACAAAGAAAATCTTCCTTTGGTGCTTCATGGAGTATCATGCATATTTCCTGGTGGGAAGAATATAGGAATAGTTGGACGCACCGGCAGTGGCAAATCTACATTGATTCAAGCATTGTTTCGACTGATTGAACCTGCAGAAGGAAGTATCCACATAGACAACATCAATATTTTACACATCGGTCTTCATGACCTCCGAAGTCATCTCAGTATCATACCACAGGATCCGACCTTGTTTGAAGGGACCATTCGAGGCAATCTTGATCCTCTTGAGGAGCACTCAGATAAAGACATTTGGGAG GCACTAGATAAGTCTCAACTTGGCGAGATCATCCGCGACAAAGGACAAAAGCTTGATACACCAG TTATAGAAAATGGAGACAATTGGAGTGTAGGACAGCGGCAACTTGTTTCTCTTGGCCGAGCTCTATTGAAGCAGTCAAAAATACTTGTACTTGATGAAGCAACAGCATCCGTTGACACTGCCACTGACAATCTTATCCAGAAGATTATTCGAACAGAGTTCAAAGCCTGCACTGTCCTCACCATTGCACATCGTATCCCTACTGTCATCGACAGCGATCAAGTTTTGGTGCTCAGTGATG GTCGAGTTGCTGAATTTGACACTCCTTTACGACTATTAGAGGATAAGTCATCCATGTTTCTAAAGTTGGTGTCTGAGTATTCGTCGCGGTCGAGTGGTATACCAGAATTTTAG